One genomic region from Paramicrobacterium agarici encodes:
- a CDS encoding alpha-ketoacid dehydrogenase subunit beta produces MSIMTYRQALHDTLRSEMLRDENVLLMGEEIGVFEGSYKITAGMLEEFGEKRVRDTPIAEEGFTGAAIGAAMIGLRPVVEIMTINFSLLALDQIVNHAAKIYGMFGGQAKVPMVIRTPGGGGQQLGATHSQNIELYYSFVPGMKVVAPSSPADAKALMLAAIRDDDPVLFLENLGLYNTKGEVPDGDEPAEIGKAKVTREGKDLTLIGYSRMAHVAREVAEQLAESDGLDIEVVDLRSLRPLDRETFIESVKKTHAAVVLEDDWLTYGIGAEVAASISDGAFDYLDAPVRRVAMAEVPMPYAKPLETAALPSADDVKNAIRQTLDAVGHRR; encoded by the coding sequence ATGAGCATCATGACCTATCGCCAGGCGCTGCATGACACCCTGCGGTCCGAGATGCTCCGAGACGAGAACGTCCTTCTCATGGGGGAGGAGATCGGCGTCTTCGAGGGCTCGTACAAGATCACGGCGGGAATGCTCGAGGAGTTCGGCGAGAAGCGCGTGCGCGACACGCCCATCGCCGAAGAAGGCTTCACGGGTGCGGCTATCGGCGCTGCCATGATCGGGCTGCGCCCCGTCGTCGAGATCATGACGATCAACTTCTCGCTCCTTGCGCTCGATCAGATCGTCAACCACGCCGCGAAGATCTATGGAATGTTCGGCGGACAGGCCAAGGTGCCCATGGTCATCCGCACCCCGGGTGGCGGTGGACAGCAGCTCGGCGCGACGCACTCGCAGAACATCGAACTCTACTATTCGTTCGTGCCGGGCATGAAGGTTGTCGCACCGAGCAGCCCCGCGGATGCCAAGGCTCTGATGCTTGCGGCGATCCGCGACGACGACCCCGTGCTGTTCCTCGAGAACCTCGGCCTCTACAACACGAAGGGTGAGGTTCCAGACGGTGACGAGCCCGCCGAGATCGGCAAGGCCAAAGTCACGCGCGAGGGCAAGGACCTGACGCTGATCGGCTACTCTCGCATGGCGCACGTGGCTCGCGAGGTCGCTGAGCAGCTCGCCGAGAGCGACGGCCTCGACATTGAGGTCGTCGACCTGCGGAGCCTGCGCCCGCTTGACCGTGAGACGTTCATCGAGTCGGTGAAGAAGACGCACGCGGCCGTCGTCCTCGAAGACGACTGGCTCACATACGGAATCGGGGCAGAAGTCGCTGCATCCATCTCGGATGGAGCGTTCGACTACCTCGACGCACCTGTTCGCCGTGTGGCAATGGCCGAAGTGCCGATGCCATACGCGAAGCCCCTTGAGACGGCAGCTCTGCCGTCTGCGGATGACGTGAAGAACGCCATCCGTCAGACCCTCGACGCGGTCGGACACCGCAGGTAA